The genomic stretch TCAAAAGCTTCAGGAAGTTTGTAGAGAGAGTTTTTAGAGGTTAATACAACAGATGATCAAAAATGAATGACAAAGGGTCAATTCATAATACTGCTAATCCCTACTACCTCTTGCAACTCAATCTGTTATGTCACCTCAACAGTTAGTTATGACTTCCAAGTGATAATCACCAACTTATTTAGCTATGCTTCATGACAATTCACCCTCCTTGAATTTAAGCTTGACTTCCAGCTGCATCAAGATTGAACTGAGAAAACCTTTTTGCAATGTCTTCATAAGGTTCATAAATATCTGATATGAAGCAAACTGTTGGCAGCGGACCTTCATGCTTTCTGGGCACATAAATGTGAAAGACAGGATGAATTTTATCTTCAGGGGGTAATTGTAACCTGTATGAACCGTTACAACTCTAGCAATGATGGGAAAAGTCCCAAACTATCGAGGAGATATCTTAGCAGAGAACCTAAAACCAAGGACATCTGTCCATAGGACTTCAACTTAACATAGACTTTGATCTACTGCAAATTCCTTGTCTGTTCTTCCTTTGTCAGCTAGGCTCTTTATTCTGTCTTGAGCACTTTTAAGGTGAAATTTGAGCATCCTAAGACACTCCTCTTGCTGTTGGGCTTCTATCAATTAAATCCACAGAACTGTCCCCATGACATAAGGCAACTGCAAGGTTGCAGATTGACCATACACAGCCTCATAAGGAGTAGTATTGGCAGATGAATGGGGTCTGTACTATGTAGTATTATACCACCATTCAGCTAGTGGGATCCAGTGAGCCCAATCCTTTGGCTTTTCTCCTGTCATACACCTCAAGAATGTTTCAAGACATTTATTGACAACCACAGCCTGGCCATCTGATACATGAAAAATATGTCATGTATCATAGTTTAATTAGGATTAAGGTATAGATTAAATTTTATCTTATAGAATTAAAATAAGGCGATTGTGTGTCATTAGAAGTTTAGTAGTTAATAGAATAAGGAGTTGGGATTAATTAGTTTTCCTACTCCCACATAGATACATAGTTAGGGATTATAAATAGGATTGTAGTATTTCAGTTTTATTCATCCAAGTTTTAAGAAGTTAATAAAAATCGATCAGTTTGATCACAAATCTCGGGTATGAAcggttctttcaaatcttgtttaAAATATCGAATGGCGTCTTTATTTTAAACACCCATTGATTGATTTAAGGTCTCGGTGGACTTTAGTCAAATATCCTATCGAGAGGTGGACTTTAGTCAAATATCCTATCGTGAAAGATCTCGTCGCTTCGTGAATCAAGGACCCGAGTTCGACTCTCACCCTCGCAACGTTTGTTGCTTATTATTGCTTCCATACTCAGATCACCATCTGTCTGGGGGTGACAACTGGATGACATTAAGCGATCCACTTGTTTTAATCTTAAAGCTCCATCCAAAAAGTGCTAATGAACACTTTATCTCTATCAGATACCATGGTTTTAGGCATACCATGTAATCTGAAAATTTGATCTAAGAACTGAGCGTACTTTATCTCTATCAGATACTATGGTTTTAGGCACAAAATGGATGGCTTAGCTACCCAAAATGTGAGTACTTGCTGAACCTATCTATCACCACAAGTATAGAATACTTACCATGTGACTTAGGTAGGCTTTCTATAAAGTCCATTGAGATGTCAGTCCATATACCCCTTGGAATAGGAAGTGGCTCCTGCAGGTTTTTTCCAAACAGGCTTGCATTGTTGACAAATACCACATTTCCTGATGAAATTCCTAACATCTTTATTTGTAAAACAAGTTTGTATTCCTCTTTTGAGTTGCTTGTATTCCTGAATGACCCCCAAAAGGTGCATCATGTAAGGAAATAATTTTCAGCCTCAGTTCTTCATTATTTCCCGCCACCAATTTACCCTTCCTTCTTAACTCTTCTTGAGCCCACGAATAATGTGACAAAATCAAGGACATCAGTTCACTGCCATTTACTCGAGAAAAAGCATCTGCAGCACCATTTTCCTTCTTTTTCCTGTACACAATCTCATAGGTGGAACTGGCTTGGGTTTTCTGAGAGAAAGCCTTGCTTATGTAAGCAGTTGGATGTCcacaatgttgtcaggatcgggattctactttgaatcgTTTGGGTTCCATGAGATCGGATCGTGggatcggatcgtaggatcgtacgaTTCTACGATTCTCGCTAGTTTAGGCATGATTGATGGAAGGGATCTCACAAATATGTAAATTAACTATAAAATAACATAAATGAAGtattaattatataattataaaagcCACTATAGTGTTTTTGAACAAAAGAATTGAAAATTCAACCGCTAATGTCACCATTGCTAGTTTACGGCAACTAAGGACCAAAATGTTGAAAAAATAGTGAAACGGACAATTATAGTCTCAGACAACATACTAATATCAACACTAGTTATCAAAACTTATTGTTGAAAAAATAGTGACAAGGACAATTGGAGTCTCGGACTACATACTAATTTAATACTAGTCATCAAAACTTATTTAGGGTTCACGGGTGATGAGTAACGAGTAATGATAACAAATTGTTGAATGTTAAATTGGAGTTAAGGTTTGTGGGTATTTGAGAAAAGAAATAGAATTAGGAAGTTAGGTTTACCAGTTTAGTTGGGGCTTATTTTTACGTCTTTTTTACttaatttttcttatttttgttaGTCAAACGGGTTAACATAACTAAGTGGCTACATAAGTCGATGAAAAAAAGGGAATTAAGAGTGTAATAGGCCTTAAAAAGTTGTAAGAATATGTGGCCCATTGGCCCATTACATGAAAAAGCAATTATTACAGGCAAAATATAGAATCGTACGATTCTACAACGATTCTACGATTCTGACCGATTCTGACCGATTCTACTGCGATTCTACCCCATAACGATCCTATGAGCGATTTGGATCGTTTATCTATTtttggatcgtagaatcgtacgattctacgatccggaTCGCGATTTTAACAACATTGGATGTCCATTTGAGTAATAACACCACCCATTCCTTTGTTAGAAGCATCTGTTTCTACAACAAATTCTGTTGAGAAGTTAGGAAGAGCCAAAATAAGTGTTCTAGTCATTACCCGTTTCAGTTTCTCAAATTCTGCAGCAGCTGAAACATCCCACTTAAACCCATTTTTCTTCAACATATTGGTCAAGGGTTTACTGATATAATTCCACACACTTGAATAAAGGTATGGAATAACTTTCCTGTAGTACCCTATAAGACCCAGAAACCCTCTCAATTCCTTCACATTCTTTGGCTCCGGCCACTACATCTTTGCCTTCATTTTGGTAGGATCAGTTTCCACCGCCGGCAGAAATTACATGTCCCAAATATCTACCACAAGAGCTCCAAACACACATTTAGACATTTTAGCAAAAAGAGTAGGTTGTCTAGGGATGGATAAGACTGTTTTGACATGACATGTGTGTTCTACCACCTTAGTGTAAATCAATATGTCATCAAAGAACACTAACACAAACTTCCTCAAGTAAGGCTTGAAAACAGTGTTCATAAGATGTTGGAAGGTGGAGGGAGCATTAGTTAAGCCAGAAGGCATAACTAAGAATTCATAATGACCCTCATGTGTCCTAAATGCAGTTTTAGGGACATCATTTAGATGCATTCGAAATTGCTAATATCCAGTTccaagatcaattttagaaaaaatcACATCCCCATGCAGTTCATCCAACAGTTCTTCTATGATAGGAATTGGAAATTTGCCCTTCATAGTGTACTTGTTTACCTTATAATCAATGCATAATctccatgttccatctttctttTTAACCAAGAGATGAAAAAGGGCTTTGGCTTGGTCTTACAACCGTGATGCTAACATTTCCTTCAAAATAATCTCAATGGCAACATTTTGAAACATGGGATATCTATAAGGTCTCACATTAATTGGGGGTGTCCTATCTTTAAGATGAATTATGTGATCATGAGTTATATGGGGAGGCAGTTCAATAGGTCAAAATCATCCAAAACTGTTTGTGTTACTTAGGTACAGAGTGACCTTCCTGCTTTTAATTCTTCTGTGGGCTAAATAGTTAATGCAAATAACTGGGCTGTCAAAGAATTGCAATTTTTTGTGGTGCCTTTGACAATGATTGATTGCAGTTGCTTGTCATTTACCCAATCAACTACTCCCAACCCCCCTTCTCCCAATACATGCTTCTTCCCATTGTATTGAAATTGCATTCGGAGCTGTTGAAAGTCCCACAAAACAGGTCCCAATGAAGATAGCCATTGCACACCCAACACCATATCACAAGATCCCAAGGGCACTAACATGATATCAGACTGAAATGTTTAACTTCTTGTAAATGGTTTCACCATTAGCCACTGATACAGCAACAAGATAGCCACAGGATAGCTTGGGACAATTTTACAATCCAATCTCTTTGTTGTATTTTCATCTAGAAAATTATGTGCGCGGCCTGAATAATTTAGTATTTGATGATAGGTAAAACAATTATTTGATGATAGGATTAAGGAACAATACTGATGATAACAGCCAGAAATGAAGGCCACATAGTCCTTAtatagttatatttaaataacTTAAAAGGGCTCAATTCATTGGTAGAAATTTAACAAAAGCGAAGAAAGTAGCGAAAACATAGATCCGGTAAGTTTTAAGTTTAGAAGGAGTGTGGCAAAGCAGGAGCAACCGTGTATCTTCAGCACTACAGGGATGTTCATTTGCTTTCCGAAGATTTGACTTTTGTCTTACCCTTGCAGGATTGATAACATTACCAGGTAATCCAACACTGCTCATGATCAGTTATACTTATAGTCTTATAGACTTATAAATTGAACACTCCCACAATTTTCGAAAACTCATAACAGCTTTGCATGGTATGTAAGAGAAGAGGGTGGGCCACATTTTCTTACACCAAAGTTAGTACTTTCTCCTTCCCAAAGTAATCTTCCTAGTTTGATTTTGTGGCCTCCAAGACGCCACTTTGACTTATTTTTCTTCCTAGTTttatggacggttctaaaggatgattcatgttagccgaccccaaatcattttgggattaaggctctgatgttgttgttgttgttataatttTACCCGCTCCATTTCACTAAGATCTTCTTCCTTTCCATTTTGGGTATTTTCTTTATGATCTTCCTATTTCGTTTTTGACACAAATTATGTGGCTAATATTTCTCCATCTCTTACCCCCACGCACCCTCCTTAaataagaaccacatgttcctcttcCCTAAAATATTGTGCCCAAAAGCAACAAGAAGATCATagtgaaatggagggagtattatttaacacttatttGAAGTCAAAGCATTAAAACTTTGACCACAAAAGTCAAACTAGGAAAATTATTTTGGGATAAGGGAAGTATTCTTTATGTCATCATATGCCAATATGATCAACAACTCCAGAAGTTAAGATCCTAGGTTAATTAATAAATGATGCAATCCTTGAGAGTTAAATTTAAACCAAAGTTAAATGctgaataaaagaaatacaacacTAACCTGTTCATTTACAAAAACTATGGCAGACTCGGGAGAATCAAACTGCAACAATGATAGCAAAGCTTGATATTTCTGGCTTCTTGAAGAAATCTGTTCATAAAAAAGAAGACTTTGACATTAGAGATGGGAAGACAGCCACAGTTCGGGGAAATGTGAGATATACGAGCAGAATACCAGCAGAGGCATTGTAGAGTATTGTAAATTATGCATCGCATACGTACCATATATCTATGGTTCAACCGAGAAGGCATTGGTTGAATCCGATTCACATGGACATGAACAACATTGCTCTGTCAAAAGATAATATATAACATACACAATGAGCAATATGTCTGCATACAAGTATACAACTTCCTAAGCTGAAGAAGAAACAGTAATCTACATGGAAGCGAGATAAAAAGACCTTTGTCCATTTCTGCTGCACACAGTCATGTAAAAAGTGATTGTGCTGAGGGAGCGACGCACTAGCAAAAACAGTTTGCCGAGAGTGGCTTGATGAATATGATGTCAGCAACTTGCGTACAGAACCAGCTTGCCTAGAGGAATTAAACATGAAATCAACCTGGGAAGCAATATATATATCAGCTATTACACAGAAGATAAAATGCTGCAATTTTCATTGAGTAGGTTGAAGAATATGATGCTAATGTCCATAGGGATAGggggaaaacaaaacaaaaaaaaaaaaaaaaaaaaaaaaaaaaaaaaaaaacaacttaatctcaaaatgatttggggtccaTAGGGATAGAAACAATTCTACAAAATTCCCATGACAGCACGGAACGAGGAGAATGATCACACAAGAACTACTGATTGATTTACAGATACGGTGATTCTAATATGAGACTCGAATGTATACAGGAAACGAGGTTCCAAAAATTCTAGTACAGAAGAATTCACAACATTTACGAATCCTGCAGGAGACTACAACCACTTACTCATTACAGAAGCAAAAAACATAAACACATTCAAGTACCTCATCAATTATTAGCACTTTCATAGCTTGAAGATCCAAAACATGCTTATCAAGCATTTGACATAAACTTGCCACAGTCGCCACCACTATAGTAGGGGGTTCAGCCTAAAATATTAAAAGATGCAAGAGTTTGTATTAGACAATTAGGGCAGCATTAAGATGAAAGGTACGTGTTTAATACATTCAAAATCTTTTATTTCTCGATAATTCATCGACAAAACAGAAGTATACACAGAACCTTTAGCCAAGTTCGGTGCCTTTTCAACATTCCTCCATCTAGAAGGGCCATCACTGTTCCTGTCTTCTGCTGCTCTGATCCGCATCCGGTGGATTTTACAGCCAACATGCGCGCAACTTTAGTAACCTTgatgtgattaaaaaaataacatCACCATAGCATATTAGCATTATTAAACTCTAACCAAGATGAGTTAGATCACTTGTACAGTCATATGTAGAAGAAACAACATTTTTGCATTCATTGCAAAAGTTTAAATTAAGCAGATAAATATGGATTAAAGAAGCTTACTTGCATACCAAGCTCCCTCGTGGGTACAACAATTAATGCTTGAACAGCAGATCTTTGAGTGTTGATTACTGAATACACCAAAAGGAGGTATGTTAGGGTCTTCCCAGATCCTGTCTACAGAATGAAACAAAGATTACATTAAATTCAGTTACATATCATGTTAATATAGTTAAtatgatactccctccgtctcagtcaattgtttaccttttctattttaggaatgatTTTGATGAACAAATGAATGGGACGGAGGAATGTGAATATATTGGTTAAAGCAATGTGATGTGATGGGTAGAAAATGACCTGTGCATGTAGTACACAATCACAGCCTGAAAAGAGTACAGGAAGACCTTGTTGCTGGACCTCCGTTGGTGTAACAAATCCTACTTCTTCCATCCTACAATAGTAACAATAACATTACCCCTAGTGTCTCAACAATTCCCGCGTAACCCGAAATAGGTCGTATCGCAATATCGGATTATTTGAATACTCAATTATATtagaagagaagaaatcatacctgtcGAGCATGGGACCAGGGACGTGGCCTTGGCAAAGGTCACGGAGAGAAGAAGCTGTACGAGAGAttgatgatgaga from Silene latifolia isolate original U9 population chromosome 5, ASM4854445v1, whole genome shotgun sequence encodes the following:
- the LOC141657470 gene encoding DEAD-box ATP-dependent RNA helicase 58, chloroplastic, which produces MASLLSPPNLVQLFRFPPNPNPNPNPNPNPNLNPKSNQFQFLNHSPFSFSSSISRTASSLRDLCQGHVPGPMLDRMEEVGFVTPTEVQQQGLPVLFSGCDCVLHAQTGSGKTLTYLLLVYSVINTQRSAVQALIVVPTRELGMQVTKVARMLAVKSTGCGSEQQKTGTVMALLDGGMLKRHRTWLKAEPPTIVVATVASLCQMLDKHVLDLQAMKVLIIDEVDFMFNSSRQAGSVRKLLTSYSSSHSRQTVFASASLPQHNHFLHDCVQQKWTKSNVVHVHVNRIQPMPSRLNHRYMISSRSQKYQALLSLLQFDSPESAIVFVNEQSEKSRKVGDLPTTTTLIEFLMSSCTEFTNISLLEEDQNFNSRAASLLEVRKRNRYLLVATDIAARGVDLPETTHIYNIDLPRSAVHYLHRAGRTGRKPFSEEICTVTSIIAPEEQFVLRRFEHELKFHCEILSL